A window of Armatimonadota bacterium contains these coding sequences:
- a CDS encoding Gfo/Idh/MocA family oxidoreductase: protein MIKELEVALIGLDTSHTIEFARRMQSPDCAPEQRVVGMRAVTCLRFETPFQDEEGLNKRQEQLEQWGVKVTTDFEEAVANCDAIMLEINDPAYHLEYFTKCADLGKPIFLDKPLADTIENGRKIYELAKEKNVRVFSASSLRFVPQLIEACKTIPVPKFVTVYGPLGKAPAGSSIVWYGVHAFEMLERAMGRGAIAVTARRDGAGVVAIVDYPEGVRGVVELNEGSWIYGGCLRTKDKAEPFVVNMARAYSDELELVGKFFQGGDVPVEMEDTLEVMAMLDAAERSVQSGKTESVQV from the coding sequence GTGATTAAGGAGTTGGAAGTAGCTTTAATCGGTTTAGATACCAGCCATACAATTGAGTTTGCAAGAAGGATGCAGTCACCAGATTGTGCACCAGAGCAAAGGGTTGTTGGAATGAGAGCTGTCACCTGTCTCAGGTTCGAAACGCCCTTCCAAGATGAGGAAGGCTTGAATAAGAGACAGGAACAGTTGGAGCAGTGGGGAGTAAAAGTTACAACTGACTTTGAAGAAGCAGTCGCCAACTGCGATGCGATAATGCTTGAAATAAACGATCCTGCTTACCATTTGGAGTATTTCACCAAATGCGCCGACCTTGGCAAACCAATATTCTTGGATAAGCCATTGGCTGACACAATCGAAAACGGCAGGAAAATCTATGAATTGGCGAAAGAGAAAAACGTCCGAGTTTTCTCGGCGTCTTCTTTGCGCTTTGTGCCCCAGCTAATTGAGGCTTGTAAAACAATACCTGTGCCGAAATTTGTTACTGTGTATGGCCCGCTCGGTAAGGCTCCAGCAGGAAGCTCGATTGTATGGTATGGCGTCCATGCTTTCGAAATGCTCGAACGTGCGATGGGTCGAGGAGCGATTGCAGTTACAGCTCGGCGCGATGGTGCGGGCGTTGTTGCAATTGTGGATTATCCTGAGGGTGTGCGCGGCGTTGTTGAATTGAATGAGGGTTCGTGGATTTACGGCGGTTGTCTGCGAACAAAGGACAAAGCTGAGCCCTTTGTCGTAAATATGGCTAGGGCTTACTCAGATGAGCTTGAGCTGGTGGGGAAATTCTTCCAAGGCGGCGATGTCCCTGTCGAAATGGAGGATACACTGGAAGTAATGGCAATGCTAGACGCCGCAGAACGCTCTGTACAGAGCGGCAAAACCGAATCGGTTCAAGTGTAG
- a CDS encoding SpoIIE family protein phosphatase yields MAASLANGILSSIPQEDFHSILVATLAKIPCLFFILSSPDYRIIFLNDHMASLVKNLGLKEPADALNKTPWEVSSELKQLKPPLDHLRDTVETLKTENLKLNIGGRTMYFDVIAIPNINPCTKEISSISVFCLDVTERKNTEDTLRDSEQKYRALMETSPDSITVTDLNGTITMSNAKMRGITGYSAAELLGMNVIDLVAPEDKPRARETARLVSEGQTVHTEHILVRKDGSHFHGEISISPLRNEEGAIIGAIIVARDITQRKQIEELNAVLSTITTALISTFNYDEIMRRVVEETSRLAGADAVGVCVHEDDSWVVKYLHNLPESIWGLRISDKENPAFALVAASREPLAISDVSKETIIASAAKVFNAKSIMLVPLIIRNEVIGILFIIRRKEPIGFSDQEVNFARKLGDSVSLALANARLYEAQREAARREAEARLEAQQQLAQLQKALLPPKPTIGKGYNVAAKYIPALRAEIGGDFYDVFPTESGRIGILIGDVSGKGIEAAALAASTRSTARAFAYETSSAATTLSHTNSVLINQGYTSGSFVTLFLGILDLDTGKLGYSIAGQPPPLVRRGTTGEVETLLLGQPPLCVLEKLEFEEHSTMLNPNDKFILYTDGIIEARHDLSFFGAEELKKIIQKFGARSCQYLLDAILKAINNWTGGQLSDDIALIVIERTIG; encoded by the coding sequence ATGGCTGCTAGCCTTGCCAATGGAATACTATCAAGCATACCGCAGGAGGATTTTCATTCAATACTAGTTGCCACACTTGCAAAGATTCCTTGTTTATTCTTCATTTTATCATCCCCAGACTACCGGATTATTTTTCTAAATGACCATATGGCCTCGCTAGTCAAAAACTTAGGGCTTAAAGAACCTGCGGATGCACTAAACAAGACCCCTTGGGAAGTATCATCCGAACTAAAACAACTAAAACCGCCATTAGATCACCTCAGGGATACCGTCGAAACGCTCAAGACAGAGAATTTAAAACTCAACATTGGCGGACGCACTATGTACTTCGATGTCATAGCCATTCCAAACATCAACCCCTGCACAAAAGAAATAAGTTCTATTTCGGTTTTCTGCCTTGATGTCACAGAGCGAAAGAATACTGAGGATACCCTCAGAGATAGTGAACAGAAATATCGCGCCCTAATGGAAACCTCTCCTGACTCGATAACTGTAACAGACCTAAATGGAACAATCACGATGTCCAACGCTAAAATGCGTGGGATAACAGGCTATTCTGCCGCAGAGCTTCTGGGGATGAACGTCATTGATTTGGTTGCTCCAGAGGACAAGCCTCGGGCGAGAGAAACCGCCCGCCTAGTTTCCGAAGGACAAACTGTGCACACCGAGCACATCCTAGTTCGCAAAGATGGGTCCCATTTCCATGGGGAAATTAGCATATCCCCGTTAAGGAACGAAGAAGGAGCAATAATAGGGGCAATTATAGTTGCGAGGGACATTACCCAGCGAAAACAGATTGAAGAACTAAATGCAGTACTCAGCACAATAACTACCGCGCTTATATCGACTTTCAACTACGATGAGATAATGCGACGTGTCGTTGAAGAAACCAGCAGATTGGCGGGCGCCGACGCAGTTGGGGTATGCGTGCATGAAGATGACTCTTGGGTGGTTAAGTATCTGCATAATCTGCCTGAGAGCATTTGGGGGCTGCGAATTAGCGACAAGGAAAATCCTGCTTTTGCGTTGGTTGCCGCAAGCCGAGAACCCTTGGCGATAAGTGATGTTTCGAAAGAGACAATTATTGCATCCGCCGCAAAAGTTTTTAACGCTAAATCAATTATGCTTGTTCCTCTCATTATAAGAAATGAGGTAATAGGTATTCTTTTCATTATTCGCCGAAAGGAACCCATTGGCTTTTCAGACCAGGAAGTTAATTTTGCCCGAAAGCTTGGTGATTCAGTGTCACTTGCGCTAGCAAATGCGCGGCTCTACGAGGCGCAACGTGAAGCGGCTAGGCGAGAAGCAGAGGCACGCCTTGAGGCTCAACAGCAATTAGCACAATTGCAAAAAGCCCTATTGCCGCCAAAACCAACTATTGGTAAGGGATACAACGTAGCAGCCAAATATATACCAGCACTAAGAGCAGAGATTGGCGGCGACTTCTACGATGTTTTCCCCACGGAATCGGGAAGAATAGGAATTCTCATAGGCGATGTATCTGGCAAAGGAATTGAGGCAGCGGCACTTGCGGCTTCGACCCGGAGCACAGCAAGAGCTTTTGCATACGAAACATCAAGTGCAGCTACAACCCTTAGCCACACAAATTCCGTCCTTATCAACCAAGGTTATACCTCTGGTTCGTTTGTAACATTATTCCTAGGCATTCTAGACCTTGACACGGGAAAGTTAGGATACTCAATCGCAGGACAACCTCCGCCTTTGGTACGCAGGGGAACGACTGGCGAAGTAGAAACCCTCTTACTCGGCCAACCGCCGCTGTGTGTTTTAGAGAAGTTAGAGTTTGAAGAGCACTCAACCATGCTAAACCCCAATGACAAGTTCATCCTTTATACGGATGGAATCATTGAAGCCCGGCACGATTTAAGCTTCTTTGGGGCAGAAGAACTCAAAAAAATCATTCAAAAATTCGGCGCTCGTTCTTGCCAGTATCTGTTGGACGCAATACTCAAAGCCATCAACAACTGGACTGGAGGCCAGCTTTCCGATGATATTGCACTCATAGTTATCGAGCGAACCATTGGCTAG
- a CDS encoding ATP-binding protein yields the protein MRPDEIGCYVEMRVRPHASECSRIRRIVSFLALNKLHDYAATCDLELAVGEAFSNAIKYGGGDNIFLVVNATSSRELVVEFYYKGESFDTAIEFPNDCLSGNGGFGRYIMREVLDDIEYRFLDGYTRLRIVKRAFDY from the coding sequence GTGAGACCAGACGAAATTGGTTGCTATGTTGAAATGCGAGTTCGCCCGCATGCTTCTGAATGCTCCAGGATTCGGCGAATTGTATCGTTTCTAGCGCTTAATAAACTTCATGATTATGCTGCTACCTGTGACCTTGAACTCGCTGTAGGCGAGGCGTTCAGCAATGCAATAAAATATGGAGGCGGCGACAATATCTTCCTGGTAGTAAATGCCACGTCTTCTCGAGAGTTGGTGGTCGAGTTTTATTACAAGGGAGAAAGCTTCGACACAGCGATTGAGTTTCCTAATGATTGCTTGAGTGGCAATGGCGGCTTTGGCAGATATATCATGCGCGAGGTTCTCGATGATATAGAATATCGATTCCTTGATGGCTACACACGTCTTCGCATTGTAAAGCGAGCTTTTGACTACTAA